The following nucleotide sequence is from Devosia salina.
ACGTCGGATGGCGTCGTCGCACCGTGGCTTTTTCTCCTTTTGCTCGGATTGCCCGGCATCGCGCTCTACAAGGCCGTCAACACAGCCGATTCCATGATAGGGCACCGCGACGAGCGCTACCGCGACTATGGTTGGGCGGCGGCCAGGCTCGATGATCTGCTCAATTGGGTACCCGCACGCCTCAGCGCAATCCTGATCACCGCCGCCTGCTTCCTGGTGCCCGGTGCAAGCCCCGGCAACGCCTGGGCGACCGCGCGGCGCGATGCACCCAGACACGATTCGCCCAATGCTGGCTGGCCCGAAGCCGCCTTTGCCGGCGCGCTGAACTTCCAGCTCGGTGGCCCTCGCAGCTACGAAGGCGAAATCATCGACCTGCCCGCCTTTGGCGATGGCAAGGCCGTCTTGGGCCCGAGCGATATCCTGCTGGCGCTGCTGCTCTATCGACGCACGCTTGATGTGCTTTTGGCGGTAAGCACCGTCCTGGCGGTAATGGTTTTGGTCAGCTGAGCGGCGGGGGCGCATCGCCCTTCATGGCCAGCGGCAGGCCGGCGGCAACAAAATAGACATCGTCGCAAATCTCGGCCAGGCGCTGATGCGCTGAGCCGGCGAGGTCGCGGAAGGTGCGGGCCATGGCGTTGTCCGGCACGATACCGAGCCCCACCTCATTGCTGACCAGGATTACCTTGGCCTGCCGGAACTCCATCAGCGTCGCACTCAATTCCCCGACGGCGGTCGCCACATCCTCATTGGCGATCAGCAGATTGGTGATCCACAGGGTCAGGCAATCGACCAGGATGACGTCATGGTCGTTTCCCGCCTTGAGGATGGTGTGGGATAGGTCGATGGGCTCCTCGATCGTGGTGAAGCGCACTCCCCGGCTCGCCTTGTGGCTGGTCACCCGGTCGCGCATTTCCCCATCGAGAATGTCCGCTGTGGCAAGATAGGCAGGGCGCGCGCCAGCGTGCAGCGCCAAGCGTTCGGCAAATGCGGTCTTACCCGAGCGCGCGCCGCCCAGAACCAGGCAATGTCGTGTCATAATGCGTTCCTCTTCGGGCGCCGCCTCCGCCCAAATGCTTGCGAGCTACCTTCGCCCCAAACGAGGGCTGGGGGCAAGCCGTTCCCCTTTCGAACGCCGCCTGCGTACCCTGCGCGCAAGATGTGACGTCACGGCCGCATTTTCTTGGGTCTACTACTTTCGTCTTAGCGTCTTTCGCATTATGGTCCGCGCCGAATTGACCCCCTAGTCTGGGACTGTTCGAACCGCGCCGGCGTTGCCAGGGTTCGCTTTCCCTCCCACCGACGGAGTTGCCTTTCGTGCCGCGATATTACCTTGGCGTTGACGGTGGTGGCACCAATTGCCGCGTGCGACTGGCCAACGAGCAACTCGAGACGCTGGCCGAGGTCAAGAACGGCCGCTCGAACCTGCAGATCGACGACGGCGAGCCGGCCTACAAGGCGATCAGCGCCGGTGCGCGCGATGTGTTCAAGGCCGCAGGTATCGATTTTGCCGAGGCGGCCAACACCTATGCCTGTTTCGGCATGGCCGGCGGTCGCATGGATTCGGCGCGCGAGGAATTCGCTGCCCGCGCCTGGCCGTTTGCCGGGGTCAAGGTCTATGACGACATCGACATCGCCCATGCAGGCGCCTTGGGTGGCGGTGAGGGCGGCGTCGTCATCATCGGCACGGGGTCGGCCGCCATGTCCATCGTCAATGGCCAGCGCTATCAGGCCGGCGGCTGGGGTTTCCATATCGGCGACCAGATGAGCGGCGCCATTCTTGGGCGAGAGCTCGCCCGCTATGCGGTGGAGGCCGAAGACGGGCTTGTCGAGGCGTCGCCTCTGACCAAAGCCGTTATTGCGGCCCTCGGCGGTTCCAACCAGGCCGCCATGACCTGGGCCTTCGCCACCGAGATGGATCTCAAGCTTCTCAGCCGCGATGGTTCGGAAGGCTGTGATGACGCGCTGATCGGCCGCGCGCCAGGCGAATTCGGCAGGCTCATGCCGCTCTGGTTCGACTATCTCGAACAGGGCGATCCAGTCGCCAGCAAGCTGCTTGCCATCGAGCTGGGCTACATCGACACCTATGTGAAATGGTTCAAGAATCACGGTGCCCAGGTCATGGCGATTGTCGGTGGCCTTGGACAGCGCCTGTTTCCCATCCTGCAGCAGCATTATGGTGACTTCGTCGCCTTGCCCAAATACGAACCTCTGCATGGCGCGGTGATCCTCGCCCGGCAGAATTTCGCGTCAAACTGAGGACCTTGCATTTGTCCAGCCGCATCATTCCCGTCCAGCCCTTCGACTATGTGGTGTTCGGCGCCACCGGTGACCTGACAAAGCGCAAGCTGATCCCCGCGCTGTATCATCGCTTCAAGGATGGCCAGTTCGACGAACAGAGCCGCATTATCGGCGTTTCGCGCTCCAAGCTCAGTGATGCCGAATTCCAGAAGTTGGCCAGCGACGCCATCGCCCAGTTCGTTGAGAAGGACTATCAGGACGAAGAGACCATCAAGCGGTTTCTCTCCATCTTCTCCTATGTGGTCAACGACGTCTCCGACGAAGCCGGCTGGGGCGACCTAAAGAAAGCCTTGCGCGACGATCCCGACATCGTCCGCGCCTTTTACCTCGCCGTGGCCCCGGACCTGTTCGAGCCCATCGCCGAACAGCTGAGCAAGACCAAGGTTTATCGCCGTGACGCCCGCGTGGTCATCGAGAAGCCCCTGGGGCATGACCTGGTCTCGTCCATCGAGATCAACAATGGCGTGGCCAAGATCTTCAAGGAAGATCAGGTCTACCGCATCGACCACTATCTCGGCAAAGAGACGGTGCAGAATCTGCTCGCCCTGCGTTTTGCCAATACGCTGTTCGAGCCGATCTGGAATTCGGCGCATATCGATCATGTGCAGCTGACGGTCGCAGAGAGCGTCGGGGCCGGCACGCGCGGCTATTACGATGAGAGCGGCGCCCTTCGCGACATGATCCAGAACCACATGCTGCAGCTGCTTTGCCTGGTGGCCATGGAGCCGCCGGCCAGCGACGATGCCAATGCTCTGCGCGACGAAAAACTCAAGGTGCTGCGTGCCCTCCGGCCGATCACCAATGGGGATGTCAGCAAGTTCACGGTACGCGGCCAGTATCGCGGCGTCACGTCCGAGACCACCTCCGTGGCCGGGTATCAGGACGAGCTGCCCGAGGACAAGAAGGGCAGCCACACCGAAACCTTCGTGGCCATGAAGGCCGAGATCGACAACTGGCGCTGGGCCGGCGTTCCCTTCTACCTGCGCACCGGCAAGCGCATGGCCGAGCGCGTCTCGGAAATCTGCATCCAGTTCAAGCCGATCCCCCATTCCATCTTCGATCATGCCGAAGGGGCCCCCAAGGCCAACAAGCTCATCATCCGCCTGCAGCCTGATGAAGGCGTCAAGCTCATGATGATGATCAAGGATCCGGGCCCCGGCGGCATGCGCCTGCGCCAGGTGCCGCTCAATCTGAGCTTTGCCGAGACCTTCACCGAGCGCACGCCCGAGGCATATGAGCGCCTGCTGATGGATGTCGTCCGCGGCTCCCAGACGCTGTTCATGCGCCGCGACGAGCTGGAAGCGGCCTGGCGCTGGGTCGATCCGATCCGTGAGGCCTGGGATCGTTCCTCCGAGCCGCCGCAAACATACACGGCCGGCACCTGGGGCCCGAGTGGCGCGGTGGCGTTGATCGAGCGTGACGGTCGCACGTGGTATGAGGGCAACAACTCGTGACCATCGAACGCCGCAGCTTCGCCGACAAGCCGACGCTGGCCAAGGAACTGGCCGAAGCGGTTGCCGATCGCATCCGCACCGCCATTGCCGAGCGCGGCGCGGCCGCGATCGCGGTGAGTGGCGGCTCGACGCCCGGCAAGTTCTTCCAGGCCCTGGGCAAGACCCGGGACATCGAGTGGGACAAGGTCATCGTGACCCTGGTGGACGAACGCTGGGTCGACGAGACCAGCGACCGGTCCAACGCGCTCTTGGTCAACGAAAAGATGCTGCAGGGGCCGGCGGCCACGGCCCGCTTCTTTCCGCTCTATTCGGGCGGTGACGAGCCCACGAACGAGGCCATAGCGAAGACCAATGCGCTGATGGCCGAATTGCCGCAGCCTTTTGCCGCGGTCATCCTGGGCATGGGCAATGACGGCCACACGGCCAGCTTCTTTCCCGGCGGCGATACCCTCAATGCGGCCCTGACCGAAGCGGGGCCAACCCTCGCAATCCGCGCCCCGGGCGCAGGCGAGCCGCGCATCACCTTTACGCTGCCGCGCCTGCTTGAGACCGATGGCCTCTACCTTCATATCGAAGGCGACCAGAAGGCCAGCGTCCTGGATGCAGCGCTGGGCGATGGGCCGGTCGAAAACATGCCGATCCGTGCCGTGCTGCGCTCGGGCGCGCCGGTGACAGTTTACTGGTGCCCCTGAAGGCTCCTGGGGCGGTCCCCAATTGACCGCCCTGGCCGCCTTTGAGCACCAGTCGATAACGCAAGGACAACCGCGCCAGCGGCCCCCTTCTGGCGCGCCCTTGCCCAGCATTGGAGACTTGCCATGACCGTTCGCCAGGCCATCCAGGATGTGACCGACCGCATTGCGGCCCGCAGCCGCGACAGTCGTCGCGACTATCTCAACCGCCTCGACACCTCCCGGGAGCAGGGTGTTTATCGCGCTGCGCTGTCCTGCGGCAACCTGGCGCATGGCTTTGCTGCGTGCTCGCCCGCCGAGAAGGCGGCCCTGGCCGGCAACAAGACGCTCAACCTGGGCATCGTCAATTCCTACAACGACATGCTGAGCGCCCATCAGCCCTATCAATTCTATCCAGACATCATCAAGGAAGCCGCCCGCGAGATTGGCGCCACCGCACAGGTGGCGGGCGGTGTGCCGGCCATGTGCGACGGCGTTACCCAGGGCCAGCCGGGCATGGACCTCTCGCTGTTCTCCCGCGATGTCATCGCGATGGCCACGGCCATTTCGCTCAGTCACAACATGTTCGACGCGGCGGTCTATCTCGGCATCTGCGACAAGATCGTGCCGGGCCTGGTCATCGGCGCGCTGAGCTTCGGGCACCTGCCGGCAGTGTTCATTCCCGCCGGGCCCATGCCCTCGGGCCTGCCCAATGACGAAAAGAGCAAGGTTCGCCAGCTCTATATGGAGGGCAAGGTCGGCCGCGCCGAACTGCTCGAAGCCGAGAGCAAGTCCTATCATTCGGCCGGCACCTGCACCTTTTATGGCACCGCCAATTCCAACCAGATGCTCATGGAAATCATGGGCCTGCACCTGCCCGGCGCCAGCTTCGTCAATCCCGGTACGCCGCTGCGCGACGCCTTGACCCGCGAGGCCACCAAGCGCGCGCTGTCACTGACCAGCCTGGGCAACAATTACACCCCGATCGGCCACATCATGGACGAGAAGGCCATCGTCAACGGGCTTGTGGGCCTGCACGCCACGGGCGGCTCGACCAACCACACCATGCACCTGATCGCCATGGCCGCCGCGGCCGGTCTCCAGGTCACCTGGGATGACATGAGCGATCTCTCGGATGCCACGCCCTTGCTGGCGCGCGTCTATCCCAATGGCGTTGCCGATGTGAACCATTTCCACGCGGCGGGCGGCATGGGCTTCCTCATCAAGGAACTGCTCAACGACGGCTATCTCCACGAGGACGTCAAGACCGTCTGGGGCACGGGGCTCTCTGGGTACACCGTCGAGGCCAAGCTGATCGAGGACAAGCTCAGCTTCGAGCAATCCCCGGACGAAAGCGCACTGCCCAAGGTGCTGACTGGGACCAAGGCACCGTTCCAGCCGACTGGCGGCCTCAAGCTTTTGAAGGGTAATCTCGGCCGCTCTGTCATCAAGGTCTCCGCCGTCAAGCCGGAGCATCGGGTGGTCGAGGCGCCTGCACGCGTCTTCCATGGCCAGGAAGGCCTGCAGGCCGCATTCAAGGCGGGGGAATTGACTGGCGACATGATCGCGGTCGTCCGTTTCTCCGGTCCCAAGGCCATCGGCATGCCCGAGTTGCACAAGCTCACGCCGGCGCTAGGCGTTCTGCAGGATCGCGGCTTCAAGGTGGCGCTGCTCACCGATGGGCGCATGTCCGGCGCTTCGGGCAAGGTGCCGGCTGCCATCCACATGACCCCGGAGGCGATTGACGGCGGCCCGATCAGCAAGATTCGCGACGGCGACATGATCCGTCTCGACGCCAATGAGGGCACGCTGACCTTCCTCGGCGACGAGAAGGAGTTCTTCTCTCGCACCCCGGCGACCGAGGACCTGCGTCCGCAGCATTTCGGCATGGGCCGAGAGCTCTTCGCCGGTTTCCGCAGCCTCGTCGGCGTGGCGGACAAGGGCGCGAGCGTCTTCAACTGATCTCGGGCCCCGGGCCGGTATAGCGGGCGCGCGGCCTTATCAGCGCGCCCGCCTCAACCTGTTCCAGCGCATGGGCGATCCAGCCCACGCTGCGGGCCAAGGCGAAGATCTGCAACGGCGCGTCCTCTGGCAGGTCGAAGGCGGCGGTCATCGCGGCCAGCGCGAAGTCGATATTGGGTTTTTCGCCGGTGAGGCGCTCGCCAGTCGCAGCCAACTCGACGAAGATCGGCGGCACCGTGAATGACGCCATGAGGCCGCGGGCGCGCACATCGCCCTCGGCGTAGAGGCGGTGGCCGAAGCAGGGCAGGGCGCCGCCCTGGCGCAGATGCGCGGCGATGGCCAATTCTGACCCTTGCCGCTGCGCCTGATCGACGAGCGCCCGCATGCTCTGGCTCGCATTGCCATGGAGTGGCCCCGACAGCGCTGCCAGCCCGGACAGCACGGCGGCAGCAAGGGGCGCGCCGGTCGAGGCGGTGACGCGGGCCGCGAAGGTCGAGGCGTTCAATTCGTGCTCGGCCAGCAGCACCAGTGCACGGCGGATCGGATCGGCGGCATCTTGCCGCTGCCACCGCCGCGCCAGCCGCTCATGCATGGGGTCGGTTCCCGGCGCCGCCAGCGCGCCGCCGAGATAGGACACGACCCTTGCCGCATCCTCGATCAGCACCGTCCGGTGCCGTCCGCTTGTCGGCATCTCGGTGGCGGCCAGCTCGGCCATGGCGCGATAGGCCGCGGCGATACCGGGTTGTCGCGCCTGCGCCCGGTTGGCGAAGTCCGGGCGCAGGTCCGAGGCCCAGAGCAACTGGGCCGCGGCGCCCAGCGTCGCCGTTTCTGCCAGTTTGACAGCGTCCTCACCACGATAGAGCAGGCGGTCATCGAGGATTGTTGAAATCGCGGTGTCCAGCACCGGCTCGCCCCAGGCGATGGTTTCAGCGGCCACGGCACGCGCCGGGCGTCGGCCCTGTTTGCGGCTGGCCAGCCGGTCCACGTCTTCCTCACGGTAGAGGCTCTTGCGCGGATCACCGGGATCGGGCCGCGCGGCGATCCGGCCACGACTGACATTGGCATAAAGCGTCTGGGGCTTGGTGCCCAAACGCGCCAGGGCATCTTCGGCAGTCATCCAGCTCACAGGCGCCTCACATTGATCAATTTCATCAAGATTGACGTCAATCTTGATTGGCTCGATCTAAGGCAAAACAGCAAGGAGATGCAACATGTCTAGTCTCGATAGTGTCATTGCCGCGGAAACCCGCCTGTCCGAAGTGGACGGTGTCCAGGGTCGGCTGGTCATCTGCGGCCATAGCCTGGACGATCTCGCCGGCCGCTTGAGCTATGAGGCCGTGCTGGCCCTGTTGCTCGGCGATCTGGTGTCAGACAGCGAGGTTTCGATCAGGGCCGAACTGGCGCAGGCGCGGCTTCGGGCCTTTGAGGAGGTTTCAAGGCTGGATGCTGACCTGGTCTCCCTTTCCGTCACCGAGGCGCTTCGAGCCCTTATGGCGCGGCTTCCCGATGGTGAGGATAAGTCGGCGGCTCTGCTGCAAATTGCAGCGCCCGCGGTCTTCGTGCCGGCCATTGTGCGGGCCAAGGCCGGACAGAAGCCCATCCCGCCCCATGCGGGCCGGGCCCATGCCGAGGACATGGTGGCCATGCTCGGGGGCGCGCATCCGGGCGCCGAACAGGTGCGGGCGCTCGACACCTATCTGGTGACGGTGTCCGATCACGGCCTCAACGCCTCGACCTTCACCGCCCGCGTCGTTGCGTCCACTCGCGCCGGCTATGCCTCGGCGGTGCTGGCGGCGTTGGGGGCCCTCAAGGGACCGCTCCATGGCGGCGCCCCCGGCCCCGTGCTCGACATGCTCGATGCCGTGGGCACGCCGGACAATGCCAACCCCTGGCTGGCCGAGGCCCTGGCGCGCGGCGAGCGGCTGATGGGTTTTGGCCACCGCATCTACCGGGTCCGCGATCCGCGCGCCGATGCCCTCAAAGGCGCCCTGCAGCGGCTCGGGGCGGCCGGCGGCATGGACCCGACGCGGCTGGCCCTGGCCGAAGCGGTGGAGCGCGAGGCGCTGGCCCTGCTCCGGCAGAAAAAGCCCGACCGGCCCCTGGAAACCAATGTCGAGTTCTTCACCGCGCTCCTGCTCGAAGCCCTCGGTTTCCCACGCGATGCCTTTACCGGCGTTTTCGCCGCCGGCCGGGTCGGTGGTTGGATTGCCCATGCCCAGGAGCAGATCGAAACCGGACGTCTCATCCGGCCCCAGTCCCGCTATGTGGGGCCCAAAGCGGCCTGACCCCGATCATGCCACGGCGCACAAGGCCGGGCACAAGTGAGCCGGAACCGCGATTGCCACCGGGGTTCCGGCTCATGACAGGCATGGGCCATAGGAGGGAATGCGGTCGCGGGCGACCGGCTCGACCTTGGGCAGCCAGAGATTGTTCTGCTCATCAAGGACGCCGAAGTCCCCTTTTGTCAGGTTCTCGAGCTTCTTGCCGGCTGACTGACCCAAATTCTCGCAGTCGGCGGTGGCGGCAAGCAGATAGGCAAAGGCCATCTGCGGGTCGTGCCGAAGGCTCAGGAGCGCTGCTGTATCATGCGCAGATGACACGCCGCAGGATGCAATAAGACAGGCAAGTCCAAACACAAACCGCATTTCGTACCCCCTTTGTTCCCAAGCAACGGTTGCCTTTTTGTTCTGGTGCGTCAAGTCAAATTCGTTAACGACTCCTTCCGAACAGTCTTTCGATGTCGCCCTTCTTGAGTTCGACATAGGTGGGGCGGCCGTGAATGCACTGGCCGGAATGGGGCGTGGCCTCCATGTCGCGCAGGAGGGCGTTCATTTCATCCACCCGCAACCGGCGGCCCGAACGCACCGAGCCATGGCAGGCCATGCGGCCGATCAGGGCATCCATGCGGTCGGTCAGCGCCGCGGCGCTGTCCCATTCGCTGAGGCCATCGGCGAGGTCGCGCACAAGGCCGGATATGTCGGTATTGCCCAGGAGGGCAGGGGTCTCGCGCACGGCGATGGCACGGGGACCGAAGCGATCGAGATAGAGCCCGAAGCGCTCCAGTTCAGGCGCCGCCTCTTCGAGGCGCGCGCAATCCTCCTCGGGCAGTTCGACGATCACCGGGATCAATTGCGCCTGGCTCGGCACCGGGCCGGCGGCCAGTTGCGCCTTGAACCGCTCATAGACGAGACGTTCATGGGCCGCGTGCTGGTCGACCAGCAGCAGGCCGGTGCCGTTCTGGGCGATGATGTAATTGTCGAACATCTGAGCACGCGCCGTACCGAGGGGGTAATCCACCGGCTCGGGGGCGAAATCCACCGGCTCGACCCGGGCACTCGGTTCGGTGAAGCCGGAAAGCTGGCCCGGGCGCCGGTCGAAATAGAGGGCTGCGCGTTCGCTTGGCCCATTGAAGCCTTGCGGCCGATGGCTGGATGTTGGCGGCGCAACCGGCGCAGGGGCCGAAGGCTCGGCCATTTCCGGAGCCGAGAAGGCGCCCAGAATGTCTTCGGCCACGCTGGTGGAGGCCTTGAAGCCGGCGGCCGCCAACGCCATGCCGATGGCCTTGATGACCGCACCGCGCACCGCGCCCTGATCGCGGAACCTGAGCTCCGCCTTGGCCGGATGGACATTGACGTCAACCTCGGCCGGGTCGATGGCCAGATAGAGCGCGACCACCGGGAAGCGGTCGCGGAAAGTATAGTCTGCATAGGCGGCGCGCACGGCGCCCACCAGCACCTTGTCGCGCACCGAGCGGCCATTGACGAAGTAGAACTGGGAGAGCGAATTGGCCCGCGTATAGGTGGGCAGCCCGGCCAGGCCCGCCACGACAATGCCATGCCGCGCCGTGGCCAGGGTGACCGCGTTGTCGACGAAGTCCCCGCCCATCACCTGGCCGAGGCGGGCGCCGAGCGCGCCTTCGCCGGAGACGGCCGGCCAGTTCGAGGCGGTGCGGTCACTACCCTCGAGCACGAAATGCACTTGCGGATTGGCCATGGCCAGCCGCTTCATCACATCGGTGATGGCGGCGGTTTCGGCGCGGGCGCTCTTGAGGAATTTGCGGCGGGCCGGCACCTGGGCGAAGAGATCGCGGACCTCGATCACCGTGCCCCGGTTCATCGCCTGGGGCATGGGGCCGGAGCGCCGGCCATTGTCGACCACGAGCACCAATCCGCTTTCCGCCTCGGCCGTGCGCGAGGCGACGGACAGGCGGGCAACCGAGCCAATGGACGCCAGCGCCTCGCCCCGAAAGCCCAGCGTACGGATGTCGTCGAGATCGTCGGCCGAGAGCTTGGAGGTGGCGTGGCGCTCCACCGAGAGCAGCAGGTCGTCGCGGTCCATCCCGTGTCCGTCATCGGCAATGCGGATGAGGTCCATGCCGCCATTGGCCGTGGTGACGGTGATGCGGCGAGCGCCCGCATCGATGGAGTTTTCGACCAGTTCCTTGACCACGCTGGCCGGGCGCTCGACCACTTCGCCGGCGGCGATGCGGTTGATCAGGTCTTCGGGTAGCTGGCGGATGGGCAAGGGCGATTCTCCTGAGCGCCAATATAGGGCAGGGCGGACGGCCTGCCGACCCGGCTGGCAGATTGTGCCCATGCCAATTTGCCGCCCCGGCCATTCGGCTTGCGGTTGCACGGTGAAAAGCGGCTTTCGCCAGTCAAATTGAAGAAGAGGCGAAAGCCGCTCCCCACGATCAGGATTTCTTGCGCTCGCATCGAGCGGCCCCTTTTTGAGGTTGCCCTTCCTCTCAAGAAGGGCGGGCGCATTGCGTCTGGCGCGAGATTGGTGACGGCCCGGAAGCTGCAGATGCCAATACCATTGACCCGTCCCCCCAACCGGGTTCACCTAGCCCCATGACGACCATCCAGCCGGGCCCAGCCAGAAGTTGGAGCCGACGGGCCAACGCCATCTGGGACGCTGTGGCCTATCATCTCTCGCCGCCCGGCCTGTTGGTGGGGGCGATATTTTTCGCGCTGTCGCTGACGCCTTCGCTGCTGCCGCGCACCGAATTGGTGCAGGGGGGCCTTTCGGGGGGCTGTTTTGCCGTGGGCTATGGCTTGGGCAATCTGGCCCACTGGCTCTGGGGCTTTCTTGGCCTCAAGGTGCCGCCGGGCCGGATCACCCGCGCCCTGGGCGCAATGGCCGGGCTGGCCTGCCTCGCCCTGGTGCTGGTGGCGCTCAGCTATGCCAATACCTGGCAGAATTCGGTGCGCTCGGTGATGGGCATGACCCCGGTCGACCAATCCCAGCCGCTGGTGATTGCCTCCATGGCACTGCCGGTGGCGGCGGGCTTGCTGATCCTGGGCAAACTGCTGGTGACGCTGATCCGGCTGGTCTGGCACTGGCTGATGCCGCACCTGCCGCGCCGCGCCGCCTTTGTGCTGGCCACCGCGCTGGTGGTCGCCCTGGTCAGCATCCTGGTCAACAATCTGTTCCTGCGCACCGCGCTGCGCGCGGCAGACAATTTCTACGAGCGGCTCGATGCTCTGGTGTCGACCGAGGCGGAGCCGCCGCCGCATTGGTACCAGACCGGCAGCGCCGCCTCGCTGATCGACTGGGACACGATTGGCCGCGACTCGCGCGTCTATGTGCAATCCGGGCCCGATGCGGCGGCCATCGAGGCGCTGACCGGCAGGCCGGCGATGGAGCCCTTGCGCACCTATGTCGGCCTGCGCTCGGCGCCAACGGCCGAGGCGAGGGCAGCGCTGGCCCTGGCCGAACTCAGGCGCATCGGCGCCTTCGACCGGTCGGTGCTGGTGCTGGTGATGCCGGTGGGCACGGGCTGGGTGGACCCGGCGGCCATCGACACGCTGGAATATCTCCATGGCGGCGACGTCGCCAGCGTGGCGGTGCAATATTCCTATCTCACCAGCGTGCTCTCGCTGTGGATCGAGCCCGAACTGGGCACCGAGACGGCCCAGGCCCTGTTCAACGCCGTCTATGGCTACTGGACCCAATTGCCCCAGGACGACCGGCCGCGCCTTTATCTGCATGGGCTGAGCCTGGGGGCGCTCGCCTCGCAGAATTCCACCACGGTCTATGACGTGCTGGCCGACCCGTTCGATGGGGCGCTCTGGGTGGGGCCGCCCTTCCCCAGCCCGATCTGGAGCCGCGTGACGCAGAACCGCCAGCCAGGATCCCCCGCCTGGCTGCCGCGTTTCGGCAATTCATCGGCCATCCGCTTCATGAACCAGTCGGGCGCCGCCGGATGGGAGGGGTTGAACTGGGGGCCGATGCGCATTGTCTTCCTGCAATATGCCAGCGACCCGATCGTGTTCTTCTCCTTCGACGCG
It contains:
- the zwf gene encoding glucose-6-phosphate dehydrogenase, which gives rise to MSSRIIPVQPFDYVVFGATGDLTKRKLIPALYHRFKDGQFDEQSRIIGVSRSKLSDAEFQKLASDAIAQFVEKDYQDEETIKRFLSIFSYVVNDVSDEAGWGDLKKALRDDPDIVRAFYLAVAPDLFEPIAEQLSKTKVYRRDARVVIEKPLGHDLVSSIEINNGVAKIFKEDQVYRIDHYLGKETVQNLLALRFANTLFEPIWNSAHIDHVQLTVAESVGAGTRGYYDESGALRDMIQNHMLQLLCLVAMEPPASDDANALRDEKLKVLRALRPITNGDVSKFTVRGQYRGVTSETTSVAGYQDELPEDKKGSHTETFVAMKAEIDNWRWAGVPFYLRTGKRMAERVSEICIQFKPIPHSIFDHAEGAPKANKLIIRLQPDEGVKLMMMIKDPGPGGMRLRQVPLNLSFAETFTERTPEAYERLLMDVVRGSQTLFMRRDELEAAWRWVDPIREAWDRSSEPPQTYTAGTWGPSGAVALIERDGRTWYEGNNS
- the pgl gene encoding 6-phosphogluconolactonase → MTIERRSFADKPTLAKELAEAVADRIRTAIAERGAAAIAVSGGSTPGKFFQALGKTRDIEWDKVIVTLVDERWVDETSDRSNALLVNEKMLQGPAATARFFPLYSGGDEPTNEAIAKTNALMAELPQPFAAVILGMGNDGHTASFFPGGDTLNAALTEAGPTLAIRAPGAGEPRITFTLPRLLETDGLYLHIEGDQKASVLDAALGDGPVENMPIRAVLRSGAPVTVYWCP
- the cbiB gene encoding adenosylcobinamide-phosphate synthase CbiB, giving the protein MDPLIPPLALAIERQLGYPQRLIETIGHPVIWFGKLIGFCEARLNTPDRSPAQRKLAGIVSLGLLILSVLIVTVGIRTILSWLPLGWLLEMLLATAFLAQKELGRAVAAVSDALRSSLDAGREAVSHVVGRDPQALDEAGVARAAIETLAESTSDGVVAPWLFLLLLGLPGIALYKAVNTADSMIGHRDERYRDYGWAAARLDDLLNWVPARLSAILITAACFLVPGASPGNAWATARRDAPRHDSPNAGWPEAAFAGALNFQLGGPRSYEGEIIDLPAFGDGKAVLGPSDILLALLLYRRTLDVLLAVSTVLAVMVLVS
- the cobU gene encoding bifunctional adenosylcobinamide kinase/adenosylcobinamide-phosphate guanylyltransferase, translated to MTRHCLVLGGARSGKTAFAERLALHAGARPAYLATADILDGEMRDRVTSHKASRGVRFTTIEEPIDLSHTILKAGNDHDVILVDCLTLWITNLLIANEDVATAVGELSATLMEFRQAKVILVSNEVGLGIVPDNAMARTFRDLAGSAHQRLAEICDDVYFVAAGLPLAMKGDAPPPLS
- the edd gene encoding phosphogluconate dehydratase: MTVRQAIQDVTDRIAARSRDSRRDYLNRLDTSREQGVYRAALSCGNLAHGFAACSPAEKAALAGNKTLNLGIVNSYNDMLSAHQPYQFYPDIIKEAAREIGATAQVAGGVPAMCDGVTQGQPGMDLSLFSRDVIAMATAISLSHNMFDAAVYLGICDKIVPGLVIGALSFGHLPAVFIPAGPMPSGLPNDEKSKVRQLYMEGKVGRAELLEAESKSYHSAGTCTFYGTANSNQMLMEIMGLHLPGASFVNPGTPLRDALTREATKRALSLTSLGNNYTPIGHIMDEKAIVNGLVGLHATGGSTNHTMHLIAMAAAAGLQVTWDDMSDLSDATPLLARVYPNGVADVNHFHAAGGMGFLIKELLNDGYLHEDVKTVWGTGLSGYTVEAKLIEDKLSFEQSPDESALPKVLTGTKAPFQPTGGLKLLKGNLGRSVIKVSAVKPEHRVVEAPARVFHGQEGLQAAFKAGELTGDMIAVVRFSGPKAIGMPELHKLTPALGVLQDRGFKVALLTDGRMSGASGKVPAAIHMTPEAIDGGPISKIRDGDMIRLDANEGTLTFLGDEKEFFSRTPATEDLRPQHFGMGRELFAGFRSLVGVADKGASVFN
- a CDS encoding citrate/2-methylcitrate synthase encodes the protein MSWMTAEDALARLGTKPQTLYANVSRGRIAARPDPGDPRKSLYREEDVDRLASRKQGRRPARAVAAETIAWGEPVLDTAISTILDDRLLYRGEDAVKLAETATLGAAAQLLWASDLRPDFANRAQARQPGIAAAYRAMAELAATEMPTSGRHRTVLIEDAARVVSYLGGALAAPGTDPMHERLARRWQRQDAADPIRRALVLLAEHELNASTFAARVTASTGAPLAAAVLSGLAALSGPLHGNASQSMRALVDQAQRQGSELAIAAHLRQGGALPCFGHRLYAEGDVRARGLMASFTVPPIFVELAATGERLTGEKPNIDFALAAMTAAFDLPEDAPLQIFALARSVGWIAHALEQVEAGALIRPRARYTGPGPEIS
- a CDS encoding citrate synthase/methylcitrate synthase; translation: MSSLDSVIAAETRLSEVDGVQGRLVICGHSLDDLAGRLSYEAVLALLLGDLVSDSEVSIRAELAQARLRAFEEVSRLDADLVSLSVTEALRALMARLPDGEDKSAALLQIAAPAVFVPAIVRAKAGQKPIPPHAGRAHAEDMVAMLGGAHPGAEQVRALDTYLVTVSDHGLNASTFTARVVASTRAGYASAVLAALGALKGPLHGGAPGPVLDMLDAVGTPDNANPWLAEALARGERLMGFGHRIYRVRDPRADALKGALQRLGAAGGMDPTRLALAEAVEREALALLRQKKPDRPLETNVEFFTALLLEALGFPRDAFTGVFAAGRVGGWIAHAQEQIETGRLIRPQSRYVGPKAA
- a CDS encoding BadF/BadG/BcrA/BcrD ATPase family protein, whose translation is MPRYYLGVDGGGTNCRVRLANEQLETLAEVKNGRSNLQIDDGEPAYKAISAGARDVFKAAGIDFAEAANTYACFGMAGGRMDSAREEFAARAWPFAGVKVYDDIDIAHAGALGGGEGGVVIIGTGSAAMSIVNGQRYQAGGWGFHIGDQMSGAILGRELARYAVEAEDGLVEASPLTKAVIAALGGSNQAAMTWAFATEMDLKLLSRDGSEGCDDALIGRAPGEFGRLMPLWFDYLEQGDPVASKLLAIELGYIDTYVKWFKNHGAQVMAIVGGLGQRLFPILQQHYGDFVALPKYEPLHGAVILARQNFASN